A DNA window from Agarivorans sp. TSD2052 contains the following coding sequences:
- a CDS encoding PBPRA1643 family SWIM/SEC-C metal-binding motif protein: MSKFFYKGRIEKKPKHESFGFNTKRAVKPGSAELPLKLTVTSEQRKQELASVAAEHQLVVNITVDDTAEENIQELDVVISKPITATFDKKPNRNDPCSCGSGKKYKKCCA; the protein is encoded by the coding sequence ATGTCTAAGTTTTTTTATAAAGGCCGTATTGAGAAAAAGCCTAAGCATGAGAGTTTCGGTTTTAACACTAAACGTGCTGTGAAACCTGGTTCAGCTGAACTGCCTCTGAAATTAACTGTAACCTCAGAGCAACGTAAACAAGAATTAGCATCGGTGGCGGCTGAGCATCAGCTAGTGGTTAACATTACCGTAGATGACACTGCTGAAGAAAATATTCAAGAGTTAGACGTCGTCATAAGCAAGCCAATCACGGCCACCTTTGACAAAAAACCGAACCGTAATGACCCCTGTAGTTGCGGTAGCGGTAAAAAATATAAAAAGTGTTGCGCATAG
- a CDS encoding MarR family winged helix-turn-helix transcriptional regulator → MEQDDISDIVFGVVHSYRLAMRATLKASELGLNSMHVRCLSFIERNQRCTANDIVQFLARDKAQVARLIKEMIDKEWLTKSANPEDRRSQFLALTTDGIKLASLIRDTQLDIHNTMLENLSTERVKAFKTVAGTMAANLRSYGKDI, encoded by the coding sequence ATGGAACAAGATGATATTTCAGACATTGTTTTTGGTGTTGTGCATTCATACCGCTTAGCAATGCGCGCTACTCTAAAAGCCAGTGAACTTGGCTTAAATTCGATGCATGTTAGGTGTTTATCTTTCATCGAACGCAACCAACGTTGTACAGCCAACGACATCGTTCAGTTTCTTGCTAGAGATAAAGCACAAGTAGCCCGTTTAATTAAAGAGATGATAGATAAGGAGTGGTTAACTAAGAGCGCAAACCCAGAGGACCGACGAAGTCAGTTTCTCGCACTGACCACCGACGGAATTAAACTGGCCAGCCTTATCCGCGATACACAACTAGACATTCACAATACGATGCTAGAAAACCTTTCCACCGAACGGGTAAAAGCCTTTAAAACAGTCGCTGGCACCATGGCCGCTAACCTGCGCTCATACGGTAAAGATATTTGA
- a CDS encoding siderophore-interacting protein has product MKPKKPIMRLTKISSIIELSPHLRRFVLSGDSLSDFPVGLEGSYVKVVFQEPGKSEKTMRSYTIRAFNPNTLELALDFVINRHKGPATNWAKSATVGDHVTIAGPGPLKLTNYSHHSYLLVGDLTSVNAINGYIPRFKPGASVKAIISVPSRNDIIDMDYDDALNTQWFIEDENKLSLEQIVLQTAQTMAKDTQVFLGLEATIIRALRPKLQQDIGFNRLNVSAVGYWKRGLDADRFGAHKKANPL; this is encoded by the coding sequence GTGAAGCCGAAAAAGCCCATTATGCGTTTAACAAAGATATCTTCGATCATCGAGTTGTCACCTCATTTACGCCGCTTTGTTCTATCTGGTGACAGTTTATCTGACTTTCCGGTAGGCCTTGAAGGGTCCTATGTAAAAGTGGTTTTTCAAGAACCGGGCAAATCTGAAAAAACTATGCGTTCGTATACTATTCGCGCGTTTAATCCCAATACCCTAGAGCTTGCGTTAGATTTTGTAATTAATCGCCATAAGGGACCAGCCACCAACTGGGCGAAAAGCGCAACAGTGGGTGACCATGTGACTATCGCAGGTCCTGGCCCTTTAAAATTGACCAACTATAGCCACCACAGCTATTTGTTAGTCGGTGATCTTACATCTGTTAATGCCATCAACGGCTACATACCAAGGTTTAAGCCCGGCGCCAGTGTAAAAGCCATCATATCCGTACCCAGCCGTAACGATATCATCGACATGGATTATGACGACGCCTTAAATACACAATGGTTTATTGAAGATGAAAACAAGCTAAGCTTAGAGCAGATTGTGTTACAAACAGCGCAAACCATGGCAAAGGATACCCAAGTATTTTTAGGCTTAGAAGCGACCATCATCCGTGCGCTTAGGCCAAAGCTTCAACAAGACATCGGTTTCAATAGGCTAAACGTCTCGGCGGTGGGTTATTGGAAACGAGGCCTCGATGCTGACCGCTTTGGCGCCCATAAGAAAGCGAATCCGCTATAA
- a CDS encoding Dabb family protein, which yields MIRHILLIQLMPSANESQIEELKRLFESMPDKIAGVVSVEWGLNNSPEQKNQGYTHAVLMSFADEDARQRYLPHPEHEILKDLFRPLLADIIVFDYSL from the coding sequence ATGATTAGACACATACTACTTATACAGTTAATGCCCTCAGCCAATGAATCACAAATAGAAGAACTCAAACGGCTATTTGAATCAATGCCAGACAAGATAGCAGGCGTTGTTTCCGTAGAGTGGGGGCTTAACAACAGCCCCGAACAAAAAAACCAAGGCTATACCCATGCGGTGTTGATGAGCTTTGCGGACGAAGATGCACGACAGCGCTATTTGCCTCACCCTGAACATGAGATACTAAAAGACCTATTTAGGCCGCTATTAGCAGATATAATTGTGTTCGATTACAGTTTGTAA